The following proteins come from a genomic window of Phnomibacter ginsenosidimutans:
- a CDS encoding SDR family oxidoreductase: MLFQNKTVFITGASRGIGKAIALKLAADGANIVVASKSVTEDPRLGGTIFSAAEEIEQAGGKALPIQLDIRDEAASQQAIAKAAEHFGGIDILINNASAINLLPTEKTEPKRYDLMHDINVRGTFFLCQSAIPFLKKSTNAHILNLSPPINMEAKWFAKHLSYTMSKYNMSMIAFGLSAELKQYRIAANTLWPKTTIATAAVNNLLGGEMLMNMSRTPQIVADAAWHILQQPSDKCTGNFFIDEEVLQSHGITDLSGYAHVPGNTNFYPDLFIDA, from the coding sequence ATGTTGTTTCAAAATAAAACTGTGTTTATCACCGGTGCCAGCCGTGGCATTGGTAAGGCCATCGCCCTCAAACTGGCTGCGGATGGCGCCAATATTGTGGTGGCTTCTAAAAGTGTAACCGAAGACCCAAGACTGGGTGGTACAATCTTCAGCGCTGCCGAAGAAATAGAACAGGCCGGTGGCAAAGCCCTGCCCATTCAACTCGACATCCGCGATGAAGCGGCCAGCCAGCAAGCCATAGCAAAAGCAGCCGAACATTTTGGCGGTATTGATATCCTCATCAACAATGCCAGTGCCATTAACCTGTTGCCAACTGAAAAAACGGAACCCAAGCGTTACGATTTGATGCATGATATCAATGTACGTGGCACTTTCTTCTTGTGTCAGTCGGCCATTCCTTTTCTCAAGAAAAGCACCAATGCACATATCCTCAATTTGAGTCCGCCCATAAATATGGAGGCCAAATGGTTTGCCAAGCACCTGTCGTACACCATGAGCAAATACAACATGAGCATGATTGCTTTTGGCCTGAGTGCCGAGCTCAAACAATACCGCATTGCTGCCAATACATTATGGCCTAAAACAACCATTGCTACGGCTGCCGTCAACAACTTGTTAGGTGGCGAAATGCTCATGAACATGAGCCGCACTCCGCAAATTGTGGCCGATGCCGCATGGCACATTTTGCAGCAACCGTCCGATAAATGCACAGGCAATTTCTTTATAGATGAAGAAGTATTGCAATCGCATGGCATTACAGATTTGAGCGGCTATGCACATGTGCCGGGCAATACCAACTTCTACCCCGATTTATTTATCGACGCCTAA
- a CDS encoding AAA family ATPase encodes MQKHTNTHLQLAKDYVYYTSKSVFLTGKAGTGKTTFLRTLRQDCPKQHAVLAPTGVAAINAGGTTIHSFFNCRLGRLYQRATKPTATNPTTNTACWHGCGMAVTNGS; translated from the coding sequence ATGCAAAAACACACCAACACCCATTTACAACTGGCCAAAGATTATGTGTACTATACCAGCAAATCTGTTTTTCTAACGGGTAAAGCAGGTACGGGTAAAACCACATTTTTGCGAACACTGCGGCAAGATTGCCCCAAGCAGCATGCCGTGCTGGCACCCACAGGTGTAGCGGCCATCAATGCCGGCGGCACCACCATTCACTCTTTTTTCAATTGCCGTTTGGGCCGTTTATACCAGCGGGCAACAAAACCAACAGCGACGAATCCAACAACAAACACAGCCTGTTGGCACGGCTGCGGTATGGCCGTGACAAACGGGAGTTGA
- a CDS encoding helix-turn-helix domain-containing protein, translating to MARLRYGRDKRELMRSLDLLIIDEISMVRADTLDAIDTILRHIRHNEQPFGGVQMLFIGDMFQLPPVVPDQDWQILQEFYDGPFFFNSEVIRQHMPVYIELQHIYRQSDAHFIQLLNEVRNNQLTEEGLQLLNSRYEPHFRIPADKDYITLTTHNATADSINNQALEALPGSLHNYEADIDGEFSEKNFPAEQTLQLKKGAQVMFLKNDTVSKRYFNGKIGIVTALDDERIEVHCKGDDKPISVQREVWRNVQYSLNKTLQQVEEKEIGSFTQYPLRLAWAVTIHKSQGLTFEHAIIDAAKSFSAGQVYVALSRCKTLEGMVLRTPVPPQAVKVDGRVQQYAATAGTALQLQQAFAASRNRFQLQLLQRAFDALPLQKAAAALASVINNHAGAYGEAADSWIKNWQAQIQQLADTSNKFQQQLAQLTQGYAESFETHVPLQDRIQKAADWFGAQLDGIIKSIREQPAVTDSKELAEEFEALLAEALKAATQWQLYMQACHKGYDTHALLRAKSTINIKEVIGQAYTVTKRQHAYADVPHPQLFQQVKQLRDQICADEGKPAYMVANLSTLIELVTYLPQNEKELLLISGFGKQKVEQYGTDFLALIVAYCEAHDLSSHITDKTPKRQRKEKTDTPAAKIPTQVQSLQLLQQGMSVAEIAAARGLQPGTIEGHLLPYVLDGSIDKAVLITEALFQQIAEVQQDTGTTQAAEVRQILGDHVSYNQARLVIEWLRKEGKLNENTTPSAEANNPA from the coding sequence TTGGCACGGCTGCGGTATGGCCGTGACAAACGGGAGTTGATGCGCAGCCTCGACTTGCTCATCATTGATGAAATAAGCATGGTGCGGGCCGATACACTGGATGCTATCGATACCATTTTGCGGCACATTCGCCATAACGAGCAACCGTTTGGTGGGGTGCAAATGCTATTCATTGGCGACATGTTTCAGCTGCCGCCTGTAGTACCCGATCAAGACTGGCAAATACTGCAAGAGTTTTATGATGGGCCCTTCTTCTTCAACAGCGAAGTGATACGCCAGCACATGCCTGTGTACATTGAACTGCAGCATATTTATCGCCAAAGCGATGCGCATTTTATACAGCTACTGAATGAGGTGCGGAATAATCAATTGACTGAAGAAGGTTTGCAGCTCCTCAACAGCCGCTACGAACCGCATTTCCGCATACCCGCCGATAAAGATTACATCACACTGACTACACACAACGCCACAGCCGACAGCATCAACAATCAGGCGCTGGAAGCATTGCCAGGTTCATTGCATAACTACGAGGCCGATATAGACGGTGAATTTTCGGAAAAGAATTTTCCGGCGGAGCAAACCCTGCAGCTCAAAAAAGGAGCACAGGTTATGTTTCTGAAAAATGACACCGTAAGCAAACGCTATTTCAATGGCAAAATTGGCATTGTCACCGCATTGGATGATGAACGGATTGAAGTGCATTGCAAGGGCGATGACAAACCCATTAGCGTACAACGGGAAGTTTGGCGCAATGTGCAGTACAGCCTCAACAAAACTTTGCAGCAAGTAGAGGAAAAAGAGATTGGTTCATTCACCCAATACCCATTGCGATTGGCTTGGGCTGTCACCATTCACAAAAGTCAGGGCCTTACGTTTGAGCATGCCATTATTGATGCAGCCAAATCATTTTCGGCCGGGCAGGTATATGTAGCCCTCAGCCGATGCAAAACACTGGAAGGGATGGTACTGCGTACACCCGTACCGCCACAAGCTGTAAAAGTAGATGGACGGGTGCAGCAATATGCGGCCACCGCAGGAACGGCACTACAATTGCAACAAGCATTTGCAGCCAGTCGAAACCGTTTTCAATTACAACTGTTGCAACGGGCCTTCGATGCATTGCCTTTGCAAAAAGCCGCTGCAGCCTTGGCTTCCGTCATCAACAACCATGCTGGTGCTTATGGCGAAGCAGCGGACAGCTGGATAAAAAACTGGCAGGCACAAATACAACAGCTGGCAGACACTTCCAATAAGTTTCAACAACAACTAGCACAACTCACACAGGGTTATGCAGAAAGTTTTGAAACACATGTGCCGCTACAAGACCGCATCCAAAAAGCGGCTGATTGGTTTGGGGCACAGCTCGATGGCATCATCAAAAGCATACGGGAACAGCCTGCTGTAACAGACAGCAAAGAGCTGGCAGAAGAATTTGAAGCATTGCTGGCCGAAGCACTGAAAGCCGCCACCCAATGGCAACTATACATGCAGGCCTGCCACAAAGGCTACGATACACATGCTTTGTTGAGGGCCAAGTCTACCATCAACATTAAAGAAGTAATTGGGCAAGCGTACACCGTCACCAAGCGACAACATGCTTATGCTGATGTGCCGCATCCGCAGCTGTTTCAGCAGGTAAAACAACTACGTGACCAGATTTGTGCCGACGAAGGCAAACCTGCCTACATGGTAGCCAACCTGAGTACGCTCATCGAACTGGTGACTTATTTACCCCAAAACGAAAAAGAGCTTTTGCTCATCTCTGGTTTTGGCAAGCAAAAAGTGGAGCAATACGGAACCGATTTTCTGGCACTCATTGTAGCCTATTGCGAAGCCCATGACCTGAGCAGCCACATCACCGACAAAACGCCGAAACGCCAGCGCAAAGAAAAAACCGACACCCCAGCAGCAAAAATTCCTACGCAGGTGCAAAGTCTGCAACTGTTGCAGCAAGGCATGAGCGTGGCCGAAATAGCCGCTGCCCGTGGTTTGCAGCCCGGCACCATCGAAGGGCATTTGCTCCCTTACGTGTTGGATGGCAGTATCGATAAAGCTGTACTCATAACCGAAGCATTGTTTCAGCAAATTGCCGAAGTACAACAAGACACCGGCACTACACAAGCAGCCGAAGTGCGGCAAATTCTCGGCGACCATGTGAGCTACAATCAGGCCCGGTTGGTAATAGAATGGTTGCGCAAAGAAGGCAAGCTCAACGAAAACACTACTCCTTCAGCAGAGGCCAATAATCCTGCGTAG
- a CDS encoding bifunctional UDP-3-O-[3-hydroxymyristoyl] N-acetylglucosamine deacetylase/3-hydroxyacyl-ACP dehydratase — translation MSSTFNPDKQHTLSGVVSVEGTGLHTGAYVNMNLKPAKPGYGFVFQRIDLPSQPTIKADCDLVVDTSRGTTLEENGARVSTVEHVLAALVGLGVDNCHIEINGPEIPIMDGSSMPFIEAIEEVGVEEQEAAKQWYTISENIQYCDEARRVEITALPSAEYKVTTLIDFNSPVLGTQHAQLKHLSDFKSTIAPCRTFVFLHELEMLLDHNLVKGGDINNAIVVVDKPITEEAKVKLKAAFKKDNIEIQGEGYLNNLKLRFPNEPARHKLLDVVGDLALIGYPVKTHIIAHRPGHAANVEFAKLVKQYIKKNKHAKDMPSYDPTLPPVYDLAAIEKTLPHRFPFLLIDKVIELTSTEIVGVKNVTYNEWFFQGHFPNNPVMPGVLQIEALAQTGGILCINAMPPGEYNTYFLKIDNCKFKAMVKPGDTMLMKLELIEPIRRGICVMRGTVIVGNKVCTEADMVAQLVKR, via the coding sequence ATGAGTAGCACGTTCAATCCGGATAAGCAACATACTTTGAGTGGCGTGGTAAGCGTAGAAGGTACCGGCCTGCACACCGGCGCCTATGTAAACATGAACCTGAAACCGGCCAAACCCGGCTATGGCTTCGTTTTTCAGCGCATCGACCTGCCCAGTCAACCCACCATTAAAGCCGACTGCGACCTGGTAGTGGACACCAGCCGCGGCACCACCCTCGAAGAAAATGGTGCCCGGGTGAGTACCGTGGAGCATGTGCTGGCCGCTTTGGTTGGCCTTGGTGTAGACAACTGCCACATCGAAATCAATGGTCCTGAAATTCCCATCATGGATGGCAGCAGCATGCCATTTATTGAAGCCATTGAAGAAGTAGGCGTAGAAGAACAAGAGGCGGCCAAGCAGTGGTACACCATCAGCGAAAACATTCAGTATTGTGATGAAGCCCGCCGCGTAGAAATTACGGCCCTGCCTTCTGCAGAATACAAAGTGACTACGCTGATTGATTTCAACAGCCCCGTACTGGGTACCCAGCATGCACAGCTCAAGCACCTCAGCGATTTCAAAAGCACCATTGCGCCTTGCCGCACCTTTGTGTTTTTGCATGAGCTGGAAATGCTGCTCGATCACAACCTGGTAAAAGGCGGCGACATCAACAACGCCATTGTGGTGGTAGATAAGCCAATAACCGAAGAAGCGAAAGTGAAACTGAAAGCCGCTTTCAAAAAAGACAATATTGAAATACAAGGCGAAGGATATCTCAACAACCTGAAGCTGCGTTTCCCCAACGAGCCGGCCCGGCACAAATTGCTCGACGTAGTAGGCGACCTGGCCCTGATTGGCTATCCCGTAAAAACGCACATCATTGCGCATCGCCCCGGCCATGCCGCCAATGTGGAATTTGCCAAGCTGGTAAAACAATACATCAAAAAGAACAAGCATGCCAAAGACATGCCGAGCTACGACCCCACGTTGCCGCCGGTGTACGATTTGGCTGCCATCGAAAAAACACTGCCCCACCGTTTCCCCTTCCTGCTGATTGACAAAGTCATAGAGCTGACCAGCACCGAAATCGTCGGGGTGAAAAACGTGACTTACAACGAGTGGTTTTTCCAGGGTCATTTTCCCAACAACCCGGTAATGCCCGGTGTATTGCAAATTGAAGCACTGGCGCAAACAGGTGGTATCTTGTGTATTAATGCGATGCCTCCCGGCGAATACAACACCTATTTTTTGAAAATCGACAATTGTAAATTTAAAGCCATGGTAAAGCCCGGCGATACCATGCTGATGAAACTGGAGTTGATAGAACCCATCCGCCGCGGTATTTGTGTAATGAGAGGAACAGTAATTGTGGGCAACAAAGTGTGTACCGAGGCCGACATGGTAGCCCAACTGGTGAAGCGGTAA
- the lpxA gene encoding acyl-ACP--UDP-N-acetylglucosamine O-acyltransferase, which translates to MIHPLAYIHPDARLADNVKVDPFTVIHGNVSIGEGTWIGSNVTIMEGARIGKNCRIFPGAVIAATPQDLKFMGEKTTVEVGDNCTIREFVTINRGTSDRGKTQVGNNCLIMAYSHIAHDCIIGNNCIMSNNTQMAGHVTMGDWAVVGGVSAIHQFVKIGQHAFVSGGSLVGKDVPPYIKAGRTPLSYAGVNSVGLKRRGFSNQQINQILDVYRCIYNKGMNTTQALEYIEEELPINDERDEIVTFIRESGRGIIKRFTKGALDE; encoded by the coding sequence ATGATTCACCCTCTCGCATACATCCACCCCGATGCCCGCCTGGCAGACAACGTAAAGGTGGACCCATTTACCGTCATCCACGGTAACGTCAGCATTGGCGAAGGCACCTGGATTGGTAGCAACGTCACCATTATGGAAGGTGCCCGCATTGGCAAAAATTGCCGCATCTTCCCCGGTGCAGTTATTGCCGCTACCCCGCAGGACCTAAAGTTTATGGGCGAAAAAACCACCGTTGAAGTGGGCGACAATTGCACCATCCGTGAGTTTGTAACCATCAACCGAGGCACCAGCGACCGGGGTAAAACACAGGTAGGCAACAACTGTCTGATCATGGCCTACAGCCACATTGCACATGATTGTATTATTGGCAACAACTGCATTATGAGCAACAACACCCAAATGGCCGGCCACGTTACCATGGGCGATTGGGCGGTGGTAGGTGGGGTGAGTGCCATTCACCAGTTTGTAAAAATTGGTCAGCATGCCTTTGTATCCGGCGGTTCGCTGGTAGGTAAAGATGTGCCGCCGTATATCAAAGCCGGTCGTACACCGCTCAGCTATGCCGGAGTAAACTCCGTAGGCCTCAAACGCCGCGGTTTCAGCAACCAGCAAATCAACCAGATTCTCGACGTATACCGCTGTATTTACAACAAGGGCATGAATACCACGCAGGCCCTCGAGTACATTGAAGAAGAACTGCCCATCAACGATGAACGGGACGAAATTGTCACCTTCATCCGCGAAAGTGGCCGCGGTATTATCAAGCGGTTTACCAAGGGTGCCCTCGACGAATAA
- a CDS encoding ABC transporter ATP-binding protein translates to MMQITLRQVGKRFNHHWIFRKVDAVLQSNAPVAITGANGSGKSTLLQVIGGAVEKSEGSISWQLNGETVPDEQQYPLLSFCTPYLELIEELTLLEMLQFHGRFKPWLPGLDANSIIALMGLEAATQKQIRAFSSGMKQRVKLAQSILSAAPVLLLDEPTSNLDTKGIEMYHQWMQQYTHDKLVLIASNDEQEISFCQQRISMAEYK, encoded by the coding sequence ATGATGCAGATTACACTTCGACAAGTAGGCAAACGCTTCAACCACCACTGGATTTTCCGGAAGGTGGATGCTGTGCTGCAAAGCAATGCACCCGTAGCCATTACAGGCGCCAATGGCTCGGGCAAAAGCACATTGCTACAGGTAATAGGCGGCGCTGTAGAAAAAAGCGAAGGCAGCATCAGCTGGCAGCTCAATGGCGAAACCGTGCCAGATGAACAACAATATCCGCTGCTGAGTTTTTGCACCCCTTACCTCGAACTGATTGAAGAACTCACCCTGCTGGAAATGCTGCAGTTTCATGGCCGTTTCAAACCCTGGCTGCCCGGCCTCGATGCCAACAGCATTATTGCACTCATGGGTTTGGAAGCCGCTACGCAAAAACAAATACGTGCCTTTAGCAGCGGTATGAAACAGCGGGTAAAACTGGCGCAAAGCATATTGAGTGCCGCCCCAGTATTGCTGCTCGATGAGCCCACCAGCAACCTCGATACCAAGGGCATTGAGATGTACCACCAATGGATGCAGCAATACACCCACGATAAGCTGGTACTCATTGCCAGCAACGACGAACAGGAGATTTCCTTTTGCCAGCAACGCATTAGCATGGCAGAATACAAATAA
- a CDS encoding cupin domain-containing protein — MPQHFHAFSNIDTQEIAPGFFSKLIHTEGQTINWITVAAGNKVPLHQHPHAQMSFVISGQFAMTIAGETKVLDATQFCHIPGGTEHGGEAITDCVLVDIFTPVREDYRQLGGMNI; from the coding sequence ATGCCCCAACATTTTCATGCTTTCAGCAACATTGACACCCAAGAAATAGCCCCCGGATTTTTCAGCAAGCTCATTCATACCGAAGGGCAAACCATCAACTGGATTACGGTGGCGGCGGGCAACAAAGTGCCCCTGCACCAGCACCCGCATGCACAAATGTCGTTCGTTATCAGCGGGCAGTTTGCCATGACCATTGCCGGCGAAACCAAGGTGCTGGATGCCACACAATTTTGCCACATCCCCGGTGGCACCGAGCATGGCGGCGAAGCCATCACCGACTGTGTGTTGGTAGATATTTTTACCCCTGTGCGGGAAGATTACCGGCAGTTAGGCGGCATGAACATCTGA
- the ruvB gene encoding Holliday junction branch migration DNA helicase RuvB, giving the protein MSNPNLNTDSNNQNAAEREFENAIRPAAIAEFSGQPQLIENLVIFIKAAKIRGEALDHVLFHGPPGLGKTTLSRIVANELGVSIKETSGPVIEKPGDLAGLLTSLEPNDVLFIDEIHRLSTVVEEYLYAAMEDFRIDIMIDSGPSARSIQINLNPFTLIGATTRSGLLTAPLLSRFGIKSRLEYYNHDTLRKIILRAAGILQVEISEDAAGEISRRSRGTPRIANGLLRRVRDFAQVLNDGQIDIGITQHALKALNVDEHGLDEMDNRILLTIIDKFKGGPVGINTIATAVGEESGTLEEVYEPFLIQEGFLQRTPRGREVTAKAYSHLGRKRPGSAASGFLFE; this is encoded by the coding sequence ATGAGCAATCCGAATTTGAATACCGATAGCAACAACCAGAATGCCGCCGAACGGGAGTTTGAAAACGCCATCCGGCCGGCAGCCATTGCGGAGTTTAGCGGCCAGCCACAGCTGATTGAAAACCTGGTGATTTTCATTAAAGCGGCTAAAATCCGCGGCGAGGCATTGGACCATGTGCTGTTTCATGGACCTCCCGGATTGGGTAAAACCACCCTCAGCCGCATTGTGGCCAATGAGTTGGGGGTAAGCATTAAGGAAACCAGTGGCCCGGTGATTGAAAAGCCGGGTGATTTGGCGGGATTGCTCACCAGCCTTGAGCCCAACGATGTGTTGTTCATCGATGAAATTCATCGGCTGAGTACGGTGGTAGAAGAGTACCTGTATGCTGCGATGGAAGACTTTCGCATCGACATCATGATTGACAGTGGCCCCAGTGCCCGCAGCATCCAAATCAACCTCAATCCGTTTACGTTGATTGGTGCTACCACCCGCAGTGGTTTGCTTACGGCGCCATTGCTCAGCCGCTTTGGCATCAAAAGCCGGTTGGAGTATTACAACCACGATACGCTGCGCAAAATTATTTTACGGGCAGCGGGCATTTTGCAAGTAGAAATCAGCGAGGATGCTGCTGGCGAAATCAGCCGCCGGAGCCGTGGTACACCGCGTATTGCCAATGGATTGCTGCGCCGGGTACGAGACTTTGCGCAGGTACTTAATGATGGGCAAATTGACATCGGCATTACCCAACATGCCCTCAAGGCATTGAACGTAGATGAGCATGGCCTCGATGAAATGGACAACCGCATTTTGCTCACCATCATCGATAAGTTTAAGGGCGGTCCCGTGGGCATCAACACCATTGCTACAGCAGTGGGTGAAGAAAGCGGCACCCTGGAAGAAGTGTATGAACCCTTTTTGATACAGGAAGGCTTTTTGCAACGTACCCCCCGCGGCCGCGAAGTAACGGCCAAGGCTTACAGCCACTTGGGCAGAAAACGACCCGGCAGTGCCGCCAGTGGATTTTTGTTTGAGTAA
- a CDS encoding MarR family winged helix-turn-helix transcriptional regulator, producing MKACDSRYSQCLYFASSALSRKVEKLATECWAPVGLSPSHGYLLMIAIEEPGVQPSFLVEQLQLTPSTITRLIEKLEEKKLVVRTTEGKITNVYPTPKGKDMLPALKACGQDFHERYAAQLGYRESTALVSSICQMTDKLKV from the coding sequence ATGAAAGCATGCGATAGCCGATATAGCCAGTGCTTGTATTTTGCCAGCAGTGCCCTTAGCCGCAAAGTGGAAAAACTGGCCACCGAATGCTGGGCCCCGGTTGGCCTTAGCCCCAGCCATGGCTACCTGCTGATGATTGCGATAGAAGAGCCGGGTGTGCAACCCAGTTTTTTGGTAGAGCAATTGCAGCTCACCCCCAGTACCATTACCCGCCTGATAGAAAAGCTGGAAGAAAAAAAGCTGGTGGTACGTACCACAGAAGGCAAAATCACCAACGTATATCCCACCCCCAAAGGCAAAGACATGCTGCCGGCATTGAAGGCCTGCGGACAAGATTTTCATGAACGCTATGCGGCACAACTGGGCTACCGTGAAAGCACTGCTTTGGTGAGCAGCATTTGCCAGATGACTGACAAACTAAAGGTGTAA
- a CDS encoding aldo/keto reductase, producing the protein MEYKLLGRSGLKVSELCLGTMGFGTATPWGVDKAASFSIMEAFAQAGGNFLDTANRYQDGMSEEIVGAFINQHDRDYWVVATKYSLYDNQTNPNASGNNRKNMMRSVEQSLKRLNTDFIDVLYLHIWDALTPMDEVLRGLDDLVRQGKVNYIAISDTPAWMVAKGQTMAELMGWSQFVALQVEYSLLQRTPERDLIPMAKHFGLTVTPWAPLAGGALTGKYLRNDPGRIKEGSKRLNEQAITITKEVMAIAEETGTTPGQVALAWTMQQGFSSIPIVGATKLTQMQDNLGVIGLQLSKEHLQRLDAISKIELGFPGEFYQEDGVKLANFGGFYNKVEKR; encoded by the coding sequence ATGGAATACAAACTCCTCGGCCGCAGTGGCCTCAAAGTAAGTGAACTCTGCCTCGGCACCATGGGTTTTGGCACGGCCACTCCCTGGGGTGTAGACAAAGCCGCCAGCTTCAGCATTATGGAAGCTTTTGCGCAGGCAGGTGGTAATTTTTTAGATACCGCCAACCGCTATCAGGATGGTATGAGTGAAGAAATTGTGGGGGCGTTTATCAACCAACATGACCGCGACTATTGGGTGGTGGCTACCAAGTACAGCCTGTACGACAACCAGACCAACCCCAATGCCAGTGGCAACAACCGCAAGAACATGATGCGCAGTGTAGAGCAAAGCCTCAAGCGCCTCAACACCGATTTTATTGATGTGCTGTACCTCCACATTTGGGATGCCCTCACTCCCATGGATGAAGTGTTGCGTGGCCTCGATGATTTGGTGCGTCAGGGAAAAGTAAATTACATCGCCATCAGCGATACACCGGCATGGATGGTGGCCAAAGGCCAAACCATGGCAGAGCTGATGGGCTGGAGTCAGTTTGTGGCCCTGCAGGTAGAATACAGCCTGCTGCAACGTACCCCCGAACGTGACCTGATACCCATGGCCAAGCACTTTGGCCTTACGGTAACGCCCTGGGCACCACTGGCAGGCGGTGCCTTAACGGGCAAGTATTTACGCAACGATCCGGGCCGCATTAAAGAAGGCAGCAAGCGCCTGAATGAACAAGCTATAACTATTACCAAAGAAGTGATGGCAATAGCTGAAGAAACAGGCACTACTCCGGGTCAGGTAGCACTGGCATGGACCATGCAGCAAGGTTTTTCTTCTATTCCCATTGTGGGTGCTACCAAACTGACCCAAATGCAGGATAACCTCGGTGTGATAGGCTTACAGCTGAGCAAAGAACACCTGCAACGTTTGGATGCTATCAGTAAAATTGAATTGGGTTTCCCCGGAGAGTTTTACCAGGAAGATGGCGTGAAGCTGGCCAACTTCGGCGGTTTTTACAACAAGGTAGAAAAGCGATAA
- a CDS encoding peptidoglycan DD-metalloendopeptidase family protein → MTNQDFTLEEWLRKHQSQFYPLVPFDAIQDRLLAMDFTDANTALTADVLNDTAAFSAYVTTQLQSAGARYGYGGYNEHRTVYSRSPHFSDAAAGGEPRRLHLGMDIWGPAGTPVYAPVSGMVHSYAYNNNPSDYGATIILSHQLDGRQFYTLYGHLSLADLALAKEGNYVVAGQLLAHFGEPHENGNWPPHLHFQVIEDIGLNEGDYPGVCRYSEREFYLRNCPNPDAIIQWQQWLG, encoded by the coding sequence ATGACGAATCAGGATTTTACATTGGAAGAATGGCTGCGCAAACACCAGTCGCAGTTTTATCCGTTGGTGCCATTTGATGCAATACAGGACCGCCTGCTGGCCATGGATTTTACAGATGCCAATACTGCCCTTACTGCCGATGTACTCAACGATACCGCTGCGTTTAGTGCGTATGTAACTACACAGTTGCAAAGTGCAGGTGCCCGCTATGGCTATGGTGGGTACAATGAGCACCGAACCGTGTACAGCCGGTCGCCACATTTTAGTGATGCTGCTGCTGGTGGTGAGCCCCGCCGCCTGCACCTTGGCATGGATATTTGGGGGCCTGCCGGTACACCTGTGTATGCGCCGGTGAGCGGCATGGTGCATAGCTATGCGTACAACAACAACCCCAGCGATTATGGGGCCACCATCATCCTGAGCCACCAGCTGGACGGTCGACAGTTTTATACCTTGTATGGCCACCTGAGCCTGGCCGATTTAGCACTGGCAAAAGAGGGCAACTATGTGGTGGCCGGCCAATTGCTGGCGCATTTTGGCGAACCCCATGAAAACGGCAACTGGCCACCGCACCTGCATTTTCAGGTGATAGAAGATATTGGTTTGAATGAAGGCGATTATCCCGGGGTATGTCGTTACAGCGAAAGAGAATTTTACCTGCGCAACTGCCCCAACCCCGATGCCATTATTCAATGGCAACAATGGCTGGGCTAA
- a CDS encoding endonuclease/exonuclease/phosphatase family protein, producing the protein MASETFWLSLTPTVPGSKSWDAAITRIVTWAKFKHKKSGKIFYHFNTHFDHIGQEARRQSAHMLLQKVNSIAGNTAAIVTGDFNAQPKDEPIRIIVDETNPLHLTDAKVLSKNGHYGPVGTFNGFGPKEKDEAPIDYIFMKGKWQVLQHATISQTWGGRFASDHFAVMAIVMLGK; encoded by the coding sequence TTGGCTTCCGAAACATTTTGGTTGAGCCTTACACCCACCGTGCCCGGTAGCAAAAGCTGGGATGCCGCCATTACACGCATCGTTACCTGGGCTAAATTCAAACACAAAAAGTCGGGTAAAATTTTCTATCATTTCAATACGCATTTCGATCACATAGGGCAGGAAGCCCGCCGGCAGAGTGCACACATGCTGCTACAAAAAGTAAACAGCATTGCAGGCAATACAGCAGCCATCGTCACCGGCGATTTTAATGCACAACCGAAAGATGAACCCATTCGCATCATCGTTGATGAAACCAATCCGTTGCATCTTACCGATGCCAAAGTACTCAGCAAAAATGGCCATTACGGACCAGTGGGCACCTTCAATGGTTTTGGACCAAAAGAAAAAGATGAGGCACCTATCGACTACATATTTATGAAAGGCAAATGGCAGGTGTTGCAGCATGCTACTATTTCACAAACCTGGGGTGGCCGTTTCGCTTCCGATCATTTTGCTGTGATGGCTATAGTAATGTTGGGTAAGTAA